One Halovivax ruber XH-70 genomic region harbors:
- a CDS encoding J domain-containing protein: protein MGESYYDVLGVTPDASRDVIERAFRDCVLETHPDHNDDPDATAEFTTVTTAADVLTDETERSRYDRLGHAAYTGAADLGSATADSTNAAGSHPDSNHGDSTPDDTATNADPSGATGTGHWPDEEWWDRYSTRANDETDRSGPSHHARQRARRQRARASQQTTDWPFDRTGTDSASVGDAAAKTAYGTHSGEQTRSARGSAHDASTGGHSDMNRSAPSSDFVVSQWDDDIAVDRSLGPIDGTTLVVGGGIAVIYPFLVYASVTPAFSWPVNLLVACCTLVLVGYLLTVPRIALTTFGGWGLLVSAWFGLTGAISPVAPLALVAQAGFWIPFGYATAVWWVLRQ, encoded by the coding sequence ATGGGTGAGTCGTACTACGACGTCCTGGGCGTCACTCCCGACGCCTCAAGGGATGTGATCGAGCGTGCGTTTCGCGACTGTGTCCTCGAGACGCATCCCGATCACAACGACGACCCGGACGCGACCGCCGAGTTTACCACGGTGACGACCGCTGCCGACGTGCTCACCGACGAGACGGAACGGTCCCGATACGATCGACTCGGACACGCTGCGTACACTGGCGCAGCCGATCTCGGGAGTGCAACGGCAGATTCGACGAACGCAGCCGGGTCCCATCCCGACTCCAACCATGGTGACTCCACCCCTGACGACACCGCCACGAACGCCGACCCGTCTGGAGCGACTGGGACTGGGCACTGGCCCGACGAGGAGTGGTGGGATCGCTACTCGACGAGGGCGAACGACGAGACCGATCGCTCGGGCCCGAGCCACCACGCTAGACAGCGCGCCCGCCGACAGCGAGCTCGGGCGAGCCAGCAGACGACGGACTGGCCGTTCGACCGAACTGGAACCGATTCGGCTTCGGTCGGCGATGCGGCCGCGAAGACAGCGTACGGAACTCACAGCGGCGAGCAGACGCGGTCGGCGCGTGGATCCGCCCACGACGCCTCCACAGGGGGCCACTCGGACATGAATCGGTCCGCGCCTTCGTCAGATTTCGTCGTCTCGCAGTGGGACGACGACATCGCGGTCGACCGGTCCCTTGGTCCGATCGACGGCACGACCCTCGTTGTCGGCGGCGGCATCGCCGTGATCTACCCATTTCTGGTGTACGCGTCGGTGACGCCCGCCTTCTCGTGGCCGGTCAATCTCCTGGTCGCGTGCTGTACGCTCGTGCTGGTGGGCTATCTCCTCACCGTGCCGCGGATCGCCCTCACCACGTTCGGTGGGTGGGGTCTCCTCGTCTCGGCCTGGTTCGGTCTCACGGGAGCGATCTCGCCGGTGGCTCCGCTCGCGCTCGTCGCGCAGGCGGGCTTCTGGATCCCGTTCGGGTACGCTACAGCGGTCTGGTGGGTGCTGAGACAGTAA
- the menD gene encoding 2-succinyl-5-enolpyruvyl-6-hydroxy-3-cyclohexene-1-carboxylic-acid synthase, protein MTHQNRATLWGRTIVDELAAGGLDAVCLAPGSRSTPLTAAFDAHPDVTVYSQIDERAAAFFALGRSRRTGSPTALVCTSGTAAANFHPAVIEADHGRVPLVVLTADRPAELTASGANQTIDQTALYGDSVRWFADLPEPAPEDRRLRSVRTTVARALSTSTGTPAGPVHLNCSFAKPLDPDPNAEPIDDERLESLLAQSRDGPYVRTTNGTQTADRGTIDSIANALEAAERPLLVAGPADPGVVDDGTDWQKTLVDVAEAIQAPIVADPLSDVRFDPAVASPTICGGYDAYVDEVPAPDCVLQIGDAPTSKTLRHTLRDASCRQFLIDPAGSWREATFTATDLVETDPRHLIDGLADRLVGTDRADERNQRGDERDTWLETFVDAEQVVDDQITGATTTETLETDPLEGSVLRTVLARTPDPSTVFVSNSMPIRDADLFGRPRAADVTVLANRGASGIDGIVSSALGAGRATTDPLTLVTGDLALYHDSNGLLALSRCDVEATIVVVHNDGGGIFHKLPIEAHDPPFTAQFKTPHGLDFSALAQLYDFDYHDTSPADFESTYRAARESDGTNLVAVHVDAGSSHRRREELVERIAAECRR, encoded by the coding sequence GTGACACACCAAAACCGAGCGACACTCTGGGGACGGACAATCGTCGACGAACTCGCAGCCGGCGGCCTGGACGCGGTCTGTCTCGCCCCGGGGAGTCGATCGACACCGCTGACCGCCGCGTTCGACGCACATCCCGATGTGACGGTGTACTCGCAAATCGACGAACGGGCTGCGGCCTTCTTCGCCCTCGGCCGAAGTCGTCGTACCGGAAGCCCCACGGCGCTCGTCTGCACCTCCGGGACGGCCGCGGCGAACTTTCATCCCGCCGTCATCGAGGCCGATCACGGCCGCGTCCCGCTCGTCGTCCTGACGGCCGATCGACCCGCAGAGCTCACCGCGAGCGGGGCAAACCAGACGATCGATCAGACGGCCCTCTACGGTGATAGCGTCCGATGGTTCGCCGATTTGCCGGAACCGGCACCCGAAGACCGTCGACTCAGGAGCGTCCGAACCACCGTCGCGAGAGCGCTCTCGACGTCGACCGGGACGCCGGCGGGACCGGTCCACCTGAACTGCTCGTTCGCCAAGCCGCTCGATCCGGACCCGAACGCTGAACCGATCGACGACGAGCGACTCGAGTCACTGCTCGCACAATCGCGAGACGGGCCCTACGTCCGAACGACCAACGGGACGCAGACGGCCGATAGAGGGACGATCGACTCGATCGCGAACGCACTCGAAGCGGCAGAGCGACCGTTGCTCGTCGCCGGCCCCGCGGATCCGGGTGTCGTCGACGATGGCACAGACTGGCAGAAGACGCTCGTCGACGTGGCCGAGGCGATCCAGGCGCCAATCGTCGCCGATCCGCTGTCGGACGTCCGATTCGATCCGGCGGTCGCCTCGCCCACGATCTGTGGCGGCTACGACGCCTACGTCGACGAGGTACCCGCCCCGGACTGTGTCCTCCAAATCGGCGACGCCCCCACGTCCAAGACGCTCCGGCACACCCTTCGAGACGCCTCGTGTCGACAGTTCCTGATCGATCCGGCGGGGTCGTGGCGAGAAGCGACGTTCACGGCCACCGACCTCGTCGAGACCGACCCCCGCCACCTGATAGACGGCCTTGCCGATCGCCTCGTCGGAACGGACAGGGCGGACGAACGAAACCAACGCGGGGACGAACGTGACACCTGGCTCGAGACGTTCGTCGACGCCGAGCAAGTCGTCGACGACCAGATCACTGGGGCGACGACGACTGAGACGCTGGAAACCGACCCGCTCGAAGGAAGCGTCCTCCGGACCGTCCTCGCACGGACGCCCGACCCCTCGACGGTCTTCGTCTCGAACTCGATGCCGATCCGGGACGCCGACCTCTTCGGACGGCCGCGCGCGGCCGACGTCACCGTCCTCGCGAACAGGGGAGCGAGCGGCATCGACGGGATCGTCAGCTCCGCACTCGGCGCTGGCCGGGCCACGACCGACCCGCTCACACTGGTCACCGGCGATCTCGCGCTCTATCACGACAGTAATGGGCTCCTCGCGCTCTCTCGGTGTGACGTCGAGGCGACGATCGTCGTCGTCCACAACGACGGGGGCGGTATCTTCCACAAACTCCCAATCGAAGCCCACGATCCACCGTTTACCGCACAGTTCAAGACACCCCACGGGCTCGACTTCTCGGCGCTAGCGCAGTTGTACGACTTCGACTACCACGACACCAGCCCAGCCGACTTCGAATCGACCTACAGAGCAGCACGCGAGTCGGACGGCACGAATCTCGTCGCGGTACACGTCGATGCGGGATCGAGTCACCGACGCCGCGAGGAACTCGTCGAGCGAATCGCCGCCGAGTGTCGACGCTAA
- a CDS encoding isochorismate synthase, which translates to MENAPGGQPSPTTESPALVSRSRQLGDVSVQPILEASSRRRLSWTAPTGPEIVGCGVAASLTATGPSRIDDVREQAETQFARLDYDGPTVGRPRAFGGFSFHDQRPVTETPNGSDRGDSPWEGFGPARFVIPRVQVVSAADETWLTAVGSDDAVSTELDRWQTRLESAPAVTSGESPTIESQERSTPTDAWRRQVHRAVETIESTELQKIVLAQSLTATLDGDLALPTILTRLQRRYPACYRFAIDGTDSSSFFGATPERLIAKDGTTFETEALAGSVPRGETPEAETSHAADLRRSEKLDAEHAFVVDAIRTNLTALVESITVRPQTIKRLATIQHLQTPMHGRIGANTHVLDIVRALHPTPAVGGVPQTQACETIRAIEPIDRGWYAAPIGWFDEHGDGEFAVGIRSGVIAGETVTLFAGNGIVAGSDADEEAAEIDLKFRSILDELH; encoded by the coding sequence ATGGAGAACGCCCCCGGTGGGCAGCCGTCACCGACGACCGAGTCACCAGCACTCGTGAGTCGAAGTCGCCAACTGGGCGACGTCTCGGTGCAACCAATCCTCGAAGCATCGTCGAGGCGACGACTGAGCTGGACCGCACCGACCGGTCCCGAAATCGTCGGCTGCGGCGTCGCCGCGTCGCTCACCGCGACCGGTCCGTCCCGAATCGACGACGTTCGCGAGCAAGCCGAGACGCAGTTCGCCCGGCTCGACTACGACGGACCGACAGTCGGTCGCCCGCGCGCGTTCGGTGGATTCTCGTTTCACGATCAGCGCCCCGTCACCGAAACTCCGAACGGAAGCGATCGAGGCGACAGTCCGTGGGAAGGGTTCGGCCCAGCGCGGTTCGTCATTCCGCGCGTTCAGGTCGTGAGCGCAGCCGACGAAACGTGGCTCACCGCCGTCGGATCGGACGACGCCGTCTCGACCGAGCTCGATCGATGGCAAACCCGGCTCGAATCGGCCCCGGCCGTCACCTCGGGAGAGTCACCGACCATCGAGTCACAGGAACGATCGACCCCGACCGACGCGTGGCGTCGACAGGTGCACCGAGCGGTCGAGACGATCGAGTCGACGGAACTGCAGAAGATCGTCCTGGCCCAATCACTGACCGCGACACTCGACGGAGACCTCGCACTCCCGACGATACTCACCCGACTTCAGCGACGCTACCCGGCGTGTTATCGGTTCGCGATCGACGGCACCGACAGCTCGTCCTTCTTCGGCGCGACACCGGAACGCCTCATCGCGAAAGACGGGACGACGTTCGAAACGGAGGCGCTGGCAGGGTCGGTCCCCAGGGGCGAGACGCCGGAGGCGGAGACGAGTCACGCCGCCGACCTCCGTCGGAGCGAGAAACTCGACGCCGAACACGCGTTCGTGGTCGATGCCATCCGCACGAACCTCACAGCCCTCGTCGAATCGATCACGGTCCGTCCACAGACGATCAAACGGCTGGCGACGATTCAGCACCTGCAGACCCCGATGCACGGCCGAATCGGTGCGAACACACACGTCCTCGACATCGTTCGGGCGCTCCACCCCACGCCAGCCGTCGGCGGCGTCCCGCAAACGCAGGCGTGTGAGACGATTCGAGCGATCGAACCGATCGACCGGGGCTGGTACGCCGCACCGATCGGCTGGTTCGACGAACACGGCGACGGAGAGTTCGCGGTCGGCATCCGATCGGGCGTGATCGCCGGGGAGACGGTGACGCTCTTCGCGGGCAACGGAATCGTCGCCGGAAGTGACGCCGACGAGGAAGCCGCCGAGATCGACCTCAAGTTCCGGTCGATCCTCGACGAACTGCACTGA
- a CDS encoding sulfite oxidase-like oxidoreductase, translated as MEDVTDLHREFDGDRLPPGQRKTTAFPVLSKGETPAVSREEWSLSITGAVDEPQTLSWEEFRELPTVTQRQDFHCVTGWSKFDCTFTGISFPTLAEHAGVTDDAAHVLFSASDGYTTDLPLETCMREEVLLTWEFDGEPLPPDHGGPVRVVTPHRYAYKGAKWVDGIEFLTEPALGFWEKRGYSETANPWNEERYS; from the coding sequence ATGGAAGACGTCACGGACCTCCACCGTGAGTTCGACGGGGACCGATTACCACCCGGACAGCGGAAGACGACCGCGTTTCCGGTCCTCTCGAAAGGGGAGACGCCAGCCGTCTCGCGCGAGGAGTGGTCGCTGTCGATTACGGGTGCCGTAGACGAGCCACAGACGCTCTCCTGGGAGGAATTCAGGGAGCTTCCGACGGTCACCCAGCGGCAGGACTTTCACTGCGTCACGGGCTGGAGCAAGTTCGACTGTACGTTCACCGGCATCTCGTTTCCCACGCTCGCCGAGCACGCCGGCGTGACTGACGACGCTGCCCACGTCCTGTTTTCGGCGAGTGATGGCTACACAACCGACCTGCCACTCGAAACGTGCATGCGCGAAGAAGTACTGCTCACCTGGGAGTTCGACGGTGAACCCCTCCCGCCGGATCACGGGGGCCCGGTCCGCGTCGTCACCCCACATCGCTACGCGTACAAGGGAGCCAAGTGGGTAGACGGCATCGAGTTCCTGACCGAACCGGCACTGGGATTCTGGGAGAAACGTGGTTACTCCGAGACAGCAAATCCGTGGAACGAGGAGCGATATAGTTAG
- a CDS encoding DUF7120 family protein → MPKVELTIPEHLEMQIAQMVERGEFVNREEAVEDLLSTGIKAYKTSGPQDEEEPGFEDDGMMGHDDEYVF, encoded by the coding sequence ATGCCGAAAGTCGAGCTCACGATTCCGGAACATCTCGAGATGCAGATCGCCCAGATGGTCGAACGCGGCGAGTTCGTCAACCGGGAAGAAGCGGTCGAAGATCTGCTCTCGACTGGGATCAAGGCGTACAAGACGAGCGGCCCACAGGACGAAGAGGAACCGGGATTCGAAGACGACGGAATGATGGGACACGACGACGAATACGTCTTCTGA
- a CDS encoding DUF7550 family protein, which produces MTDEPETAAADESDTPDSTEPNTPRETAPMSEFGTETVTVGILVLVVGLAISFGVPLFVL; this is translated from the coding sequence ATGACGGACGAACCGGAAACCGCAGCCGCCGACGAGTCGGACACGCCAGACAGTACGGAACCGAATACGCCACGAGAGACGGCGCCAATGAGCGAATTCGGAACTGAAACGGTGACAGTCGGTATCCTCGTGCTCGTCGTTGGACTCGCAATCAGTTTCGGCGTCCCGCTGTTCGTGCTGTAA
- the hisF gene encoding imidazole glycerol phosphate synthase subunit HisF has product MGLTKRIIPCIDVDLDDDGNAAVYTGVNFENLEYTGDPVEMAREYNEAGADEFVFLDITASAEGRETMLDVVESVADEVFIPLTVGGGIRTVDDIAETLRAGADKVSITTGALENPQLIDDGARAFGSQCIVISIDARRRFDDEGEHYVDVDGESCWFECTKSGGREGTGIDVVEWAREAEQRGAGELFVNSIDRDGTKDGYDLALTSAVTEAVSTPVIASSGCGEPGDMYDVFTDADADAALAASIFHFGEYTIQETKEALADRGLAIRQ; this is encoded by the coding sequence ATGGGACTCACCAAACGTATTATTCCCTGTATCGACGTCGACCTCGACGATGACGGGAACGCAGCCGTCTACACCGGTGTCAACTTCGAGAACCTGGAGTACACGGGCGACCCCGTCGAGATGGCCCGTGAGTACAACGAAGCGGGCGCCGACGAGTTCGTCTTCCTCGATATCACCGCCTCGGCGGAGGGGCGAGAGACGATGCTCGACGTCGTCGAGTCGGTCGCGGACGAGGTGTTCATCCCCCTGACTGTCGGCGGTGGGATCCGAACCGTCGACGACATCGCGGAGACGCTCCGGGCCGGAGCCGACAAGGTCTCGATCACGACTGGCGCGCTCGAAAATCCCCAGCTCATCGACGACGGCGCACGGGCGTTCGGCAGTCAGTGCATCGTCATCAGTATCGACGCGCGGCGACGCTTCGACGACGAGGGAGAGCATTACGTCGACGTCGACGGCGAATCGTGCTGGTTCGAGTGTACGAAAAGCGGCGGTCGAGAGGGGACCGGTATCGACGTCGTCGAGTGGGCCCGTGAAGCCGAACAGCGCGGTGCTGGTGAACTCTTCGTCAACTCGATCGACCGGGACGGGACGAAAGACGGCTACGATCTCGCGCTCACGTCCGCCGTGACCGAGGCCGTCTCGACGCCCGTCATCGCCTCGTCGGGATGTGGGGAACCGGGGGATATGTACGACGTGTTCACCGACGCCGACGCAGACGCGGCACTCGCCGCGTCGATCTTTCACTTCGGCGAGTACACGATTCAGGAGACGAAAGAAGCACTCGCCGATCGCGGGCTCGCCATCAGACAGTAA
- a CDS encoding DNA-directed RNA polymerase subunit L, with protein sequence MELRVTERTDEELSIEIAGEDHTFMNVLKGSLLEHEHVNAATYDINPEQSGGQTDPILTLKTDGSIEPIDALEEAAGDIRTKAADFKSAFEAAA encoded by the coding sequence ATGGAACTGCGGGTCACCGAGCGAACGGACGAAGAACTCTCTATCGAAATCGCCGGCGAGGACCACACCTTCATGAACGTCCTGAAGGGCAGTCTCCTCGAACACGAGCACGTCAATGCGGCGACCTACGACATCAATCCGGAGCAGTCCGGTGGACAGACCGATCCGATCTTGACGCTCAAAACCGACGGATCGATCGAACCGATCGACGCGCTCGAAGAGGCTGCAGGCGACATCAGAACGAAGGCGGCCGACTTCAAATCAGCGTTCGAAGCAGCAGCCTGA
- a CDS encoding rhomboid family intramembrane serine protease — MPWASVLIAVAVCLLAALSVYTVSRLGAADGDWLTHIRSRLYLGIPWGTLVVISFVLFVYLFVQDGSSAIRDPVVIPYRAWSYQYPLGMLTAPFAHASFDHLLGNLTGALVLAPIAEYAWGHYPDDGVADSGSLRADPRVRAFLVFPAVVCGVALATSLFAVGPVIGFSGVVYAFAGFAMVSYPIATIVASLGVHGLVLTVVRAVQSPIVEASVQAQPPAPPSWASIAIQAHALGFFLGLVLALAIAARRGTRPDPRRFWIAVVLFGFSKSLWAIYWYGSAGSYVLFRGPGVIVVLALSVLVTLAVTASDRPILPVDRSTPLTGGRIRRAVVQAPFFRAATNRSRRATAVTAVVLLLALISGPALALNAVSVAPADDRAALSFENYGVTYDESVQNELVSVVPFDAYGSNETVSASGVIVWSTERSLWTNPVSADQLAYSGTATVELGGPGWRETVSVERTGWDVVGNGSTYQVWLDAPSHDRTMAFESGSQRSSVVVNEASLSIASVDGEFVVRATSDSGLNVTTAVPSPGETASMGPVELVREDDTLVVEHEGTRAAIAAVETYR, encoded by the coding sequence ATGCCATGGGCCTCCGTGCTAATCGCTGTCGCCGTCTGTCTCCTGGCTGCACTCTCCGTTTACACTGTCAGCCGCCTTGGCGCTGCGGATGGTGACTGGCTGACACACATTCGCTCTCGGCTGTATCTGGGGATCCCATGGGGCACGCTCGTCGTCATCTCGTTCGTTCTCTTCGTCTACCTGTTCGTTCAGGATGGGTCGAGTGCGATCCGGGATCCGGTCGTGATCCCCTATCGCGCGTGGTCGTATCAGTATCCACTCGGGATGTTGACGGCGCCTTTCGCACACGCGAGTTTCGATCACCTTCTCGGTAACCTGACGGGTGCGCTCGTCCTCGCCCCGATCGCCGAGTACGCCTGGGGCCACTACCCGGATGACGGGGTAGCCGACTCCGGTTCACTTCGAGCCGATCCCCGAGTTAGGGCGTTTCTCGTCTTTCCGGCCGTGGTCTGTGGCGTGGCGCTCGCGACGAGTCTGTTCGCCGTCGGTCCGGTGATCGGGTTTTCCGGTGTCGTCTACGCCTTCGCCGGGTTCGCGATGGTCTCGTACCCGATCGCGACGATCGTCGCGAGTCTCGGGGTTCACGGGCTCGTCTTGACGGTCGTCCGAGCTGTTCAGTCGCCGATCGTCGAGGCGTCGGTCCAGGCACAGCCGCCAGCGCCACCGTCGTGGGCCTCGATCGCGATTCAGGCCCACGCGCTCGGCTTTTTCCTCGGGCTGGTACTGGCGCTCGCGATCGCCGCACGTCGGGGGACACGTCCCGATCCGCGTCGCTTCTGGATCGCCGTCGTCCTGTTCGGGTTTTCGAAATCGCTGTGGGCGATCTACTGGTACGGATCGGCGGGGAGCTATGTCCTCTTTCGTGGACCTGGAGTCATCGTCGTCCTCGCACTCTCCGTGCTCGTGACGCTGGCCGTGACCGCCTCCGACCGGCCGATCCTTCCGGTCGATCGATCCACCCCGCTCACGGGTGGCCGGATCCGTCGGGCCGTCGTGCAGGCCCCGTTCTTTCGGGCGGCGACGAATCGATCTCGCCGCGCCACCGCGGTAACGGCGGTCGTCCTGCTCCTCGCACTGATCAGCGGCCCTGCTCTCGCGCTGAACGCCGTTTCGGTCGCACCTGCCGACGACCGAGCCGCGCTCTCTTTCGAGAACTACGGCGTGACCTACGACGAGTCGGTTCAGAACGAACTGGTCTCGGTCGTTCCGTTCGACGCATACGGGTCCAACGAAACCGTCTCCGCGAGCGGCGTCATCGTCTGGTCCACCGAACGCTCACTCTGGACGAACCCCGTCAGTGCAGACCAGCTGGCCTACTCCGGGACCGCGACCGTCGAACTCGGCGGTCCCGGCTGGCGTGAGACCGTCAGTGTCGAGCGGACCGGGTGGGACGTCGTGGGCAACGGCTCGACGTACCAGGTCTGGCTCGACGCGCCGTCGCACGACCGGACGATGGCGTTCGAGTCCGGCTCCCAACGTTCGTCCGTCGTCGTCAACGAGGCCTCGCTGTCGATCGCCTCCGTCGACGGCGAGTTCGTGGTTCGCGCAACGAGTGATTCCGGGCTGAACGTGACGACAGCCGTCCCATCACCCGGTGAGACGGCATCGATGGGACCAGTCGAACTCGTTCGCGAAGACGATACCCTCGTCGTCGAACACGAGGGAACCCGTGCAGCTATCGCCGCCGTCGAGACCTATCGGTGA
- a CDS encoding methyltransferase translates to MDEATVVDLGCGTGMLALGARCVEADTIVGLDVDRAALETAVQNEKRLFDRRTIHWVEGDATLPPTCPTQATVISNPPFGAQHGNRHADRAFLDATAALASVSYTIHNAGSLDFVEQFASDHGASVTDAFESTIPIDHRFDHHTDARSSIDVEVFRIDWAGPNGGE, encoded by the coding sequence ATGGACGAGGCGACCGTCGTGGATCTCGGCTGTGGCACCGGGATGCTCGCACTCGGGGCACGCTGTGTCGAAGCCGACACGATCGTCGGACTGGACGTCGACCGGGCAGCCCTGGAAACTGCCGTACAGAACGAAAAGCGGCTGTTCGATCGACGGACGATCCACTGGGTCGAAGGCGACGCCACGCTTCCACCCACGTGTCCGACACAGGCGACCGTCATCTCAAATCCACCGTTCGGTGCCCAGCACGGCAATCGCCACGCCGATCGTGCGTTCCTCGACGCCACTGCCGCCCTCGCGAGCGTTTCCTACACGATCCACAACGCGGGCAGTCTCGATTTCGTCGAACAGTTCGCGAGCGACCACGGCGCCAGCGTAACCGATGCCTTCGAATCGACGATTCCGATCGACCACCGATTCGACCATCACACCGACGCCCGATCGTCGATCGACGTGGAAGTGTTCCGAATCGACTGGGCCGGCCCCAACGGTGGCGAGTGA
- a CDS encoding zinc finger domain-containing protein, which yields MDDCPRCQSPLERLSLAEASTVACKRCGYADVPVEHEAEWLEQESWRDAMARFYDQ from the coding sequence ATGGACGACTGTCCCCGGTGTCAGTCGCCGCTGGAGCGACTTTCGCTCGCCGAGGCGTCGACGGTGGCATGTAAGCGGTGTGGGTACGCCGACGTGCCGGTCGAGCACGAGGCGGAGTGGCTCGAACAGGAATCGTGGCGCGACGCGATGGCCCGTTTCTACGATCAGTGA
- a CDS encoding DUF7139 domain-containing protein: MSTISEQNLFDLYRSYIGEPDSERDVYVGFGLFLCGIVLAVVALGLFVVATGHPYRSQEFFTWTRPAYTLGMVSLPLVMLGIVVLLPSERRVLAVSVVGAAITLVATSGFLFYAYPDHWNGYGNDYTVPIVTVYALGLAAMAASTGAALIAHYLDLARQIEVTPEADEEKEHYTDEEIASDIDDAMEDVELSWGGVEKSDNTTLTFTGHEFEDTEVGDAGVTKTRSTGVQSQVAGLKGMKGGEAKTQTSTGTVDDQTAKLKELREQKQAEDVATADEGPVGRVRSGLAGAARTFKSKVTAVGRRVKRN, encoded by the coding sequence ATGTCGACGATTTCCGAACAAAACCTGTTCGACCTCTATCGCTCGTACATCGGGGAACCCGACAGTGAGCGAGACGTCTACGTCGGTTTTGGACTGTTCCTCTGTGGGATCGTCCTGGCCGTCGTCGCGCTCGGCCTGTTCGTCGTAGCAACCGGTCATCCGTATCGGTCACAAGAATTCTTCACGTGGACGCGACCCGCGTACACGCTCGGGATGGTATCGCTCCCGCTCGTCATGCTGGGCATCGTCGTCCTGCTGCCATCCGAACGACGCGTCCTCGCAGTCTCTGTCGTCGGCGCAGCGATCACGCTCGTTGCGACGTCCGGATTTCTCTTTTACGCGTATCCGGACCACTGGAACGGGTACGGAAACGACTACACCGTGCCTATCGTCACCGTCTACGCACTCGGGCTCGCCGCGATGGCGGCGTCCACGGGTGCAGCCCTGATCGCTCACTACCTCGATCTGGCCAGACAGATCGAAGTGACGCCCGAAGCGGACGAAGAGAAAGAACACTACACCGACGAAGAGATCGCGAGCGACATCGACGACGCGATGGAGGACGTCGAACTCTCCTGGGGAGGTGTCGAAAAGAGCGACAACACGACACTGACGTTCACCGGTCACGAGTTCGAAGACACCGAAGTGGGCGACGCCGGCGTCACGAAGACCCGGTCGACTGGCGTCCAATCACAGGTCGCGGGCCTCAAAGGGATGAAAGGCGGTGAGGCGAAGACGCAGACCTCCACGGGCACCGTCGACGACCAGACGGCGAAACTGAAGGAACTTCGAGAGCAAAAGCAAGCCGAAGACGTCGCCACCGCGGACGAGGGGCCAGTCGGGCGAGTACGATCGGGACTTGCTGGTGCGGCCAGAACGTTCAAATCCAAAGTCACAGCCGTTGGCCGACGGGTAAAGCGGAATTAA